A genomic stretch from Sphingobacterium sp. ML3W includes:
- a CDS encoding BlaI/MecI/CopY family transcriptional regulator produces MEKLTAQEEQAMQSIWSLNGGFIKEILDNVKGEKMPYTTLASTVKNLERKDFVKAVRYANAKRYEPMVSEQDYKAKFMNSFVGDYFKNSYKEMVSFFVKEEKLTADELKEIMDMIKNNKS; encoded by the coding sequence ATGGAAAAGTTAACAGCACAAGAAGAGCAAGCGATGCAATCTATCTGGAGCCTAAATGGAGGTTTTATTAAAGAGATTTTGGATAATGTCAAGGGGGAGAAAATGCCTTACACGACATTGGCCTCAACAGTAAAGAATCTGGAGCGTAAGGACTTTGTGAAAGCTGTGCGTTATGCTAATGCAAAACGTTATGAGCCTATGGTCAGTGAGCAGGATTATAAAGCCAAGTTTATGAATTCTTTTGTGGGTGATTATTTCAAGAATTCATATAAAGAGATGGTCTCATTTTTTGTGAAAGAAGAAAAACTGACTGCTGATGAGTTAAAGGAGATCATGGATATGATTAAAAATAACAAATCTTAA